Proteins found in one Miscanthus floridulus cultivar M001 chromosome 4, ASM1932011v1, whole genome shotgun sequence genomic segment:
- the LOC136552784 gene encoding heavy metal-associated isoprenylated plant protein 23-like, producing MGGTLEYLSGLLGGSGSHGHDHESKKKKRKQLQTVELKVRMDCEGCELKVRSSLSSMKGVESVDINRKQQKVTVVGYVEASKVLKKAQSTGKKAELWPYVPYNLVAQPYVACTYDKRAPPGYVRSAEPAAGYVAASSQLQAGGGRPPGDHLTDMFNDENPNSCSVM from the exons ATGGGGGGTACCTTGGAGTACCTGTCGGGGCTGCTGGGAGGGAGTGGAAGCCATGGCCACGACCAcgagagcaagaagaagaagaggaagcagcTGCAGACGGTGGAGCTCAAGGTCAGGATGGACTGTGAGGGGTGCGAGCTCAAGGTCAGGAGCAGCCTCTCCTCCATGAAAG GGGTCGAGTCAGTGGACATAAACAGGAAGCAGCAGAAGGTGACGGTGGTCGGGTACGTGGAGGCGAGCAAGGTGCTGAAGAAGGCGCAGTCCACGGGGAAGAAGGCGGAGCTGTGGCCGTACGTGCCCTACAACCTGGTGGCGCAGCCCTACGTGGCCTGTACCTACGACAAGCGCGCCCCGCCCGGGTACGTCCGGAGCGCGGAGCCTGCTGCAGGCTACGTGGCCGCCAGCAGCCAACTGCAGGCCGGCGGCGGCAGGCCGCCGGGCGACCACCTCACCGACATGTTCAACGACGAGAACCCCAACTCCTGCTCGGTCATGTGA
- the LOC136550449 gene encoding uncharacterized protein — MPLFFSKFAPLVPRVRRLSTTAATAAGEDPKLSRIADELLALSPAELDDYAALLRLKLRLSLTSSAAAGASPAGAGDAAPGAEEAAAAVKTAFDVKIEKYEAAAKIKIIKEVRAVTDLGLKEAKELVEKAPVVVRAGLPKEEAEALAAKLKAAGAAVALE; from the coding sequence ATGCCACTCTTCTTCTCCAAATTCGCACCATTGGTCCCCCGCGTCCGCCGCCTCTCCACCACCGCGGCGACAGCCGCCGGCGAGGATCCTAAGCTGTCGCGAATCGCGGATGAGCTCCTCGCCCTATCCCCCGCCGAGCTGGACGACTACGCGGCGCTCCTGCGCCTCAAGCTCCGCCTCTCGCTCACCTCCAGCGCAGCTGCTGGAGCCTCTCCGGCCGGGGCCGGGGACGCCGCACCTGGAGCCGAGGAGGCCGCTGCGGCGGTGAAGACGGCGTTCGACGTGAAGATCGAGAAGTACGAGGCCGCGGCGAAGATAAAGATCATCAAGGAGGTGCGCGCGGTAACGGACCTGGGTCTGAAGGAGGCAAAGGAGCTCGTGGAGAAGGCGCCCGTCGTGGTGCGCGCGGGGTTGCCCAAAGAGGAGGCCGAGGCGCTCGCCGCCAAGCTCAAGGCTGCCGGTGCTGCCGTAGCACTCGAGTGA
- the LOC136549161 gene encoding vicilin-like seed storage protein At2g18540, which produces MMCFMVTRQRRLEERRQEEELNRKKDAEKKTNCFRIRRNMATYEMEEGRRARVAQHERATRDAKAADKRKEKKQRLEEEVRKEREKMRKEEAVKRLQAEKRMLKEKEKKKREEEAKKRREKDEKEKKKKRKEELKKRRW; this is translated from the coding sequence ATGATGTGCTTTATGGTTACACGGCAACGGCGGCTTGAGGAGCGTCGTCAGGAGGAGGAGCTCAACAGAAAGAAAGATGCAGAGAAGAAGACGAATTGCTTCCGTATTCGAAGGAACATGGCCACCTATGAGATGGAGGAGGGAAGGAGGGCAAGAGTTGCTCAACATGAGAGGGCTACGAGAGATGCCAAGGCGGCAGAtaagaggaaggagaagaagcagAGGTTGGAAGAGGAGGTGAGAAAGGAGCGGGAGAAGATGCGAAAAGAAGAAGCGGTGAAGAGGCTGCAGGCTGAGAAAAGGATGCttaaggagaaggagaagaagaaacgCGAGGAGGAAGCCAAAAAGAGACgtgaaaaggatgagaaagagaagaagaagaagaggaaagaaGAGCTCAAGAAAAGAAGATGGTGA
- the LOC136550448 gene encoding uncharacterized protein, producing the protein MSTYPVLNDRPIDQWTVTELKDELERRYLLVSGLKDDLLKRLFEAMQDEILDGEGKATVVTSPPEEPDGGETPGSIVASVNQASIEQHVDKGASEVAKQGADLVISVTEAYDESTFATSEVTQEAVVGTAEASQKSLDAVAEVESSLVDTAATDETNGDGLDSASSGNTIVKEANPHFEGHDDTIEKTPEDDTNKKMAVDDEPSDLTGSDIKLGLDVHSKILKLEDEPSPPDMKLHSHREDSDAVAVAEPEDDTRKKMIIDDVPSGPTHTNVELGAQVDCKIEQEEVSTLFDATALHAYPKERIVAAAKGLVVGTAEASQRSLDVVAEVESSLVNTAATYETNGNGLDSTSSGNTIVKEANPHSEGHGDTIEKTPEDDTNKKMAVDDEPSNLIGGDIKLGLDEHSKILKLEDEPTPSDDMLRSDNEDSDAVAVAEPEDDTSKKMIIADVPSGPTHTNVELGAKVDCKIEQEEVSILSDATALHAYPKEHIVAVAKGLALPRRTLMSGYTSDIDLDRKEESPDRNSREKLNLDRSSGDESMDEDVMESKHADSYIKPDDLIGKTEVTSEHVFKEVSLLDTHAEGSSAHSKEVVTEEKPPTPTEKRKPEDQEVIENIEPIKRQRLWNKDAVNISDQQASKITSTGTQKEVICPAPERSFGRPNTIARRNSPKERIAPPAKTSATTSLRIDRFVRPFTLKAVQELLGKTGSVCSFWMDQIKTHCYVTYSSVEEAVATRNAVYNLQWPPNNHNYLIAEFVDPEEVKLKLETPLPSQVPISPSTVAAPQAATFQQPEANQTLVAPHAPATSRGLLPTPAPFAKLPPTSDPGPARESLPPPPPMKLEPARTLDELFKKTQAYPRIYYMPLSEEEVSAKRAAHDNGKRG; encoded by the exons ATGTCGACATATCCTGTATTGAACGACCGACCAATTGATCAGTGGACGGTTACGGAGTTGAAGGATGAGCTTGAGCGAAGGTATCTGCTTGTCAGTGGTTTGAAGGATGATCTTTTGAAGAGGCTCTTTGAGGCCATGCAGGATGAGATACTTGATGGTGAGGGAAAAGCAACTGTTGTAACTTCCCCTCCTGAGGAACCTGATGGAGGTGAAACTCCTGGTTCCATTGTTGCATCTGTTAACCAGGCTTCAATTGAGCAACATGTTGATAAAGGTGCTTCTGAGGTTGCGAAACAGGGGGCAGATCTTGTTATCTCTGTTACAGAAGCTTATGATGAAAGTACATTTGCTACTTCAGAAGTTACTCAGGAGGCTGTGGTTGGTACTGCAGAAGCTAGTCAGAAAAGTTTGGATGCTGTTGCAGAAGTTGAGTCTTCTCTAGTCGATACAGCTGCAACTGATGAAACCAATGGTGATGGTCTAGATTCAGCTTCAAGTGGTAATACTATAGTGAAGGAAGCAAATCCACACTTTGAAGGTCATGACGATACTATCGAGAAGACCCCAGAAGATGACACCAATAAGAAAATGGCTGTTGATGATGAACCTTCTGATCTTACTGGCAGTGACATCAAGTTGGGCCTCGATGTGCACAGCAAGATTCTAAAACTGGAAGATGAACCCTCACCTCCTGATATGAAATTGCATAGTCATCGTGAGGATTCTGATGCCGTTGCAGTTGCTGAGCCAGAAGATGACACAAGGAAAAAAATGATCATTGATGATGTACCATCTGGTCCTACACATACTAATGTGGAGTTAGGTGCCCAGGTAGACTGCAAAATTGAACAGGAAGAAGTATCAACACTGTTTGATGCTACTGCATTGCATGCTTATCCTAAGGAACGTATTGTGGCTGCGGCAAAAGGCCTTGTGGTTGGTACTGCAGAAGCTAGTCAGAGAAGTTTGGATGTTGTTGCAGAAGTTGAGTCTTCTCTAGTCAATACAGCTGCAACTTATGAAACCAATGGTAATGGTCTGGATTCAACTTCAAGTGGTAATACTATAGTGAAGGAAGCAAATCCACACTCTGAAGGTCATGGCGATACTATTGAGAAAACCCCGGAAGATGACACCAATAAGAAAATGGCTGTTGATGATGAACCTTCTAATCTTATTGGTGGTGACATCAAGTTGGGCCTCGATGAGCACAGCAAGATTCTAAAACTGGAAGATGAACCCACACCTTCTGATGATATGTTGCGTAGTGATAATGAGGATTCTGATGCTGTTGCGGTTGCTGAGCCAGAAGATGACACAAGCAAAAAAATGATCATTGCTGATGTCCCGTCTGGTCCTACCCATACTAATGTTGAGTTAGGTGCCAAGGTAGACTGCAAAATTGAACAGGAAGAAGTATCAATACTGTCTGATGCTACTGCATTGCATGCTTATCCTAAGGAACATATTGTGGCTGTGGCAAAAGGCCTTGCGCTCCCAAGGAGGACGCTGATGTCAGGCTACACAAGTGATATAGACTTGGACAGAAAAGAGGAGAGTCCTGACAGAAATTCTCGTGAGAAACTGAACTTAGATAGGAGTTCAGGTGATGAATCAATGGATGAGGATGTGATGGAAAGTAAGCATGCCGATTCCTATATCAAACCTGATGATCTTATAGGAAAGACAGAGGTTACTTCAGAGCATGTGTTTAAAGAGGTTTCTCTCCTTGATACTCATGCTGAGGGTTCCTCTGCACACTCAAAGGAAGTTGTCACTGAAGAGAAGCCACCAACTCCAACTGAAAAGAGGAAGCCTGAAG ATCAAGAAGTCATTGAAAATATTGAGCCAATCAAACGCCAGCGCCTATGGAACAAGGATGCTGTCAATATTTCTGATCAACAAGCATCCAAAATAACTAGTACTGGTACTCAGAAGGAAGTTATTTGTCCTGCTCCGGAACGTTCTTTTGGCAGGCCCAATACAATAGCAAGAAGAAATTCTCCAAAGGAGCGGATTG CACCACCTGCCAAAACATCAGCAACAACTTCGTTAAGAATTGATCGGTTTGTGCGCCCATTTACTCTGAAAGCTGTGCAAGAACTTCTTGGTAAAACTGGATCTGTCTGCAGCTTTTGGATGGATCAAATCAAGACCCACTGCTACGTCACA TACTCTTCAGTGGAGGAAGCTGTGGCTACGAGGAATGCTGTCTACAACCTCCAGTGGCCCCCAAACAACCACAACTATTTGATCGCTGAATTTGTCGATCCAGAAGAGGTAAAGCTCAAACTTGAAACTCCTCTGCCATCTCAAGTGCCGATCAGTCCGAGCACAGTTGCAGCACCGCAGGCAGCAACCTTCCAACAGCCAGAGGCTAACCAAACCCTAGTAGCTCCCCATGCTCCTGCTACTTCAAGGGGTTTGTTGCCCACTCCAGCACCATTTGCCAAGCTGCCTCCCACCTCTGACCCTGGACCAGCAAGGGAGAgccttcctccccctcctccaaTGAAGCTGGAACCTGCCCGGACACTGGATGAACTCTTCAAGAAGACACAGGCGTACCCAAGGATTTACTACATGCCACTGTCAGAAGAGGAGGTATCTGCTAAACGTGCAGCTCACGACAATGGTAAGAGGGGATAG